A genome region from Anopheles stephensi strain Indian chromosome 2, UCI_ANSTEP_V1.0, whole genome shotgun sequence includes the following:
- the LOC118503265 gene encoding synaptic vesicular amine transporter isoform X1, producing the protein MQATVSEGNGQGPNSSSSSTGHNHSSSPKPPPPGSWASLKANVIRWRGSRKLVLVIVAIALLLDNMLLTVVVPIIPEFLYDIRHPDAPLASFPKTPPTTPCEKEVTTPYNGIDVTTQGYDNASWYAEREERHKELVEETVEVGLMFASKAFVQLLANPIVGPLTHKIGYSIPMFAGFVIMFISTLIFAFGRTYSVLFLARALQGIGSSCSSVSGMGMLADRYTDDKERGNAMGIALGGLALGVLIGPPFGGIMYEFVGKSAPFLVLSALALGDGLLQLIMLQPSVVIEESDPPSLKALVTDPYIIIAAGAITFANMGIAMLEPSLPIWMMDNMGASRWEQGVTFLPASISYLIGTNLFGPLGHRIGRWLAALLGLVIIGLCLLCIPMATSINHLILPNAGLGFAIGMVDSCMMPELGYLVDIRHSAVYGSVYAIGDVAFCLGFAIGPALSGTLVNTIGFEWMLVGISILCFAYAPLLTFLRAPPTKEEKKVSINGIDNAGLSLEAGPCGSSNDANAHPTTNGNASPASNGKSSQSNGKSANGNGTTNGVSDSLSGGENYVTKL; encoded by the exons ATGCAAGCAACGGTCTCGGAGGGAAACGGTCAGGGAcccaacagtagcagcagtagcaccgGCCACAATCACAGCTCATCTCCGAAACCACCGCCACCCGGGTCTTGGGCATCGTTGAAAGCGAACGTGATAAGATGGCGCGGCTCGCGGAAACTGGTGCTCGTCATCGTCGCCATCGCACTCCTGCTCGACAATATGCTGCTGACCGTCGTTG TGCCAATCATTCCGGAGTTTCTTTACGACATCAGACACCCGGACGCACCGCTGGCCAGCTTTCCTAAGACACCGCCGACCACACCGTGCGAGAAGGAAGTGACGACACCGTACAATGGCATCGATGTCACCACGCAAGGCTACG ATAACGCCAGCTGGTACGCGGAACGGGAGGAACGGCACAAGGAGCTGGTTGAGGAGACGGTCGAGGTTGGGCTGATGTTTGCCTCAAAAGCATTCGTCCAGCTGCTGGCTAATCCGATCGTTGGACCACTAACGCACAA AATAGGTTACAGCATTCCGATGTTTGCCGGGTTCGTCATTATGTTCATCTCTACGTTAA TTTTCGCCTTCGGAAGAACGTACTCCGTACTATTCCTGGCCCGAGCATTGCAGGGTATCGGTTCGTCCTGTTCGTCCGTATCGGGCATGGGCATGCTGGCCGATCGCTACACGGACGACAAGGAGCGCGGTAACGCGATGGGCATTGCGCTCGGTGGCCTTGCGCTGGGCGTACTGATCGGACCGCCGTTCGGTGGCATCATGTACGAGTTCGTCGGCAAATCTGCGCCATTCCTCGTGCTGTCGGCGCTTGCATTGGGCGATGGATTGCTGCAGCTGATCATGCTGCAACCGTCGGTCGTAATTGAGGAATCCGATCCACCATCGTTGAAGGCGCTCGTCACTGATCCTTACATCATTATTGCGGCCGGTGCGATCACGTTTGCGAACATGGGCATTGCCATGCTGGAACCTTCGCTACCGATCTGGATGATGGACAACATGGGCGCTAGTCGATGGGAGCAGGGCGTCACGTTTCTGCCCGCCTCCATTAGCTATCTGATCGGTACGAATCTGTTTGGACCGCTCGGACATCGCATCGGGCGGTGGTTGGCTGCGTTGCTTGGTTTGGTTATTATCGGACTGTGCTTGTTGTGT ATTCCGATGGCTACCTCCATCAACCATCTGATCTTGCCGAACGCTGGTCTCGGGTTCGCCATCGGAATGGTCGATTCCTGCATGATGCCCGAGCTAGGCTATCTGGTGGACATCCGGCATTCGGCCGTGTATGGTAGTGTTTACGCAATCGGCGATGTTGCATTCTGTTTGGGATTCGCCATTGGTCCTGCCCTCAG TGGCACCTTGGTAAACACCATCGGCTTCGAGTGGATGCTTGTCGGAATTTCGATCCTTTGCTTCGCTTACGCACCATTGTTGACTTTCTTGAGAGCACCACCGACCAAGGAGGAAAAGAAGGTAAGCATCAACGGTATCGACAATGCTGGACTGTCGCTTGAAGCTGGACCGTGCGGTTCGTCAAACGACGCTAACGCACACCCCACCACCAATGGCAATGCCTCACCTGCCAGCAATGGGAAATCGTCTCAATCTAATGGGAAATCGGCCAACGGAAACGGTACCACGAACGGTGTCTCCGACAGTCTCAGTGGGGGTGAAAATTATGTGACGAAGTTGTAA
- the LOC118503265 gene encoding synaptic vesicular amine transporter isoform X2, with translation MQATVSEGNGQGPNSSSSSTGHNHSSSPKPPPPGSWASLKANVIRWRGSRKLVLVIVAIALLLDNMLLTVVVPIIPEFLYDIRHPDAPLASFPKTPPTTPCEKEVTTPYNGIDVTTQGYDNASWYAEREERHKELVEETVEVGLMFASKAFVQLLANPIVGPLTHKIGYSIPMFAGFVIMFISTLIFAFGRTYSVLFLARALQGIGSSCSSVSGMGMLADRYTDDKERGNAMGIALGGLALGVLIGPPFGGIMYEFVGKSAPFLVLSALALGDGLLQLIMLQPSVVIEESDPPSLKALVTDPYIIIAAGAITFANMGIAMLEPSLPIWMMDNMGASRWEQGVTFLPASISYLIGTNLFGPLGHRIGRWLAALLGLVIIGLCLLCIPMATSINHLILPNAGLGFAIGMVDSCMMPELGYLVDIRHSAVYGSVYAIGDVAFCLGFAIGPALSGTLVNTIGFEWMLVGISILCFAYAPLLTFLRAPPTKEEKKSLIVGERSSVRYVTYQNEEEDE, from the exons ATGCAAGCAACGGTCTCGGAGGGAAACGGTCAGGGAcccaacagtagcagcagtagcaccgGCCACAATCACAGCTCATCTCCGAAACCACCGCCACCCGGGTCTTGGGCATCGTTGAAAGCGAACGTGATAAGATGGCGCGGCTCGCGGAAACTGGTGCTCGTCATCGTCGCCATCGCACTCCTGCTCGACAATATGCTGCTGACCGTCGTTG TGCCAATCATTCCGGAGTTTCTTTACGACATCAGACACCCGGACGCACCGCTGGCCAGCTTTCCTAAGACACCGCCGACCACACCGTGCGAGAAGGAAGTGACGACACCGTACAATGGCATCGATGTCACCACGCAAGGCTACG ATAACGCCAGCTGGTACGCGGAACGGGAGGAACGGCACAAGGAGCTGGTTGAGGAGACGGTCGAGGTTGGGCTGATGTTTGCCTCAAAAGCATTCGTCCAGCTGCTGGCTAATCCGATCGTTGGACCACTAACGCACAA AATAGGTTACAGCATTCCGATGTTTGCCGGGTTCGTCATTATGTTCATCTCTACGTTAA TTTTCGCCTTCGGAAGAACGTACTCCGTACTATTCCTGGCCCGAGCATTGCAGGGTATCGGTTCGTCCTGTTCGTCCGTATCGGGCATGGGCATGCTGGCCGATCGCTACACGGACGACAAGGAGCGCGGTAACGCGATGGGCATTGCGCTCGGTGGCCTTGCGCTGGGCGTACTGATCGGACCGCCGTTCGGTGGCATCATGTACGAGTTCGTCGGCAAATCTGCGCCATTCCTCGTGCTGTCGGCGCTTGCATTGGGCGATGGATTGCTGCAGCTGATCATGCTGCAACCGTCGGTCGTAATTGAGGAATCCGATCCACCATCGTTGAAGGCGCTCGTCACTGATCCTTACATCATTATTGCGGCCGGTGCGATCACGTTTGCGAACATGGGCATTGCCATGCTGGAACCTTCGCTACCGATCTGGATGATGGACAACATGGGCGCTAGTCGATGGGAGCAGGGCGTCACGTTTCTGCCCGCCTCCATTAGCTATCTGATCGGTACGAATCTGTTTGGACCGCTCGGACATCGCATCGGGCGGTGGTTGGCTGCGTTGCTTGGTTTGGTTATTATCGGACTGTGCTTGTTGTGT ATTCCGATGGCTACCTCCATCAACCATCTGATCTTGCCGAACGCTGGTCTCGGGTTCGCCATCGGAATGGTCGATTCCTGCATGATGCCCGAGCTAGGCTATCTGGTGGACATCCGGCATTCGGCCGTGTATGGTAGTGTTTACGCAATCGGCGATGTTGCATTCTGTTTGGGATTCGCCATTGGTCCTGCCCTCAG TGGCACCTTGGTAAACACCATCGGCTTCGAGTGGATGCTTGTCGGAATTTCGATCCTTTGCTTCGCTTACGCACCATTGTTGACTTTCTTGAGAGCACCACCGACCAAGGAGGAAAAGAAG TCACTCATCGTTGGAGAGCGCTCATCCGTTCGGTACGTCACGTACCAGAACGAGGAAGAGGATGAATAA
- the LOC118503264 gene encoding polyphosphoinositide phosphatase, producing the protein MDQNVRFHPLISSIQKVALFETKAKLYLIGSNSKETRFRVLEIDRRAPDLTIYENPNELEKGDIRKFVQSRSFIRSISAYGVLGFVKFLEGYYLILVTKRTRCTFIGKHIIYTIKDTAMIRVNESSSKQMHPLEQRYVKMFNNVDLNSNFYFSYSYDLTHSLQYNLAAPKFVGTRCDIVQDEPLVWQNRTGEKITYAFRGVSRERFVWNAFHLKPLQDVVHKDWMLEIIHGFISQSSISIFGRQVYVCLIARRSTRYAGTRFLKRGANFHGDVANEVETEQIVLDGNRMCSFTQLRGSVPSHWSQDVSKMVPKPQIAIDLSDPYGETAGKHYQRLMFHYGAPVIILNLVKTREKRRHESLLSEEMYSTVSYLNQFLPPHLRIRYIDFDMARKSRGTGNVMEKLAKIAETVIQQTGMFYSDDERNQRQTGIVRVNCVDCLDRTNTAQFAIGKCVLAHQLYDLGFLKERKLEFESDCITMLENLYEDHGDTLALQYGGSQLVHRIKTYRKTAVWASQGNDIMQTLSRYYSNTFSDTEKQHSINLFLGYYIPSKAEVNKPLHIWDLETDFYIHNSRFDEIRQISSTPLTQWVSPFVMNWLPAAVSDENRVVKELIKIHSNDAEIIDYYSNFHYDYKLTSFEEHIDYQLSHLSRNLAPAFRSNFSPFEPIRRQQSTALKNPSLTGQSSTSSANSSSSDRSDEESESDEEDKSNRNAAAPTSSSNNSSRAEDPVTLSSMFPMTNDIYGFEIRLPKKADMLKYEKYAEINRISSSSGGPIRPSSPHQHNRHAQMNESGGLSIHNNEIIVGNGATEKDIQNDMPIPTVSEESVAIYERYCALKHTIMHDFHCDPKILEYVSMFA; encoded by the exons ATGGATCAAAATGTACGATTTCATCCGCTCATTAGCTCGATACAGAAGGTGGCTTTATTCGAGACAAAGGCG AAACTCTACCTTATCGGGAGCAACAGTAAGGAGACGCGGTTTCGCGTGCTAGAAATTGATAGGCGTGCTCCGGACCTTACGATCtacgaaaatccaaacgagCTCGAGAAGGGTGACATCCGCaagtttgtacaatcgcgctCCTTCATCCGGTCGATCAGTGCGTACGGCGTGCTGGGGTTTGTAAAGTTTCTCGAAGGCTACTACCTGATTCTGGTCACCAAGCGCACACGATGCACGTTCATTGGCAAGCACATCATCTACACCATCAAGGATACGGCCATGATACGGGTGAACGAATCGTCGAGCAAACAGATGCACCCGCTGGAGCAGCGCTACGTCAAGATGTTCAACAATGTGGATTTGAACAGTAATTTCTACTTCAGCTACAGCTATGACCTCACGCACAGCTTGCAGTACAATCTGGCTGCGCCGAAGTTCGTGGGGACGCGGTGCGACATTGTGCAGGATGAACCGCTCGTGTGGCAGAACCGAACCGGCGAAAAGATTACGTACGCGTTCCGTGGTGTATCGCGGGAACGGTTCGTCTGGAATGCGTTTCATCTGAAGCCGCTGCAGGACGTTGTGCATAAGGATTGGATGTTGGAAATCATACACGGCTTCATCAGCCAATCGAGCATCAGCATATTTGGCCGACAggtgtacgtttgtctcataGCACGACGTAGCACCCGGTACGCCGGAACACGATTCCTTAAACGTGGCGCAAACTTTCACGGTGACGTGGCGAATGAGGTAGAAACGGAGCAGATCGTACTGGACGGCAATCGGATGTGCAGCTTCACACAGTTGCGAGGCTCGGTTCCCTCGCACTGGTCACAGGACGTTAGCAAAATGGTGCCGAAACCGCAGATTGCTATCGACCTGTCCGATCCGTACGGCGAAACGGCGGGCAAACACTACCAGCGGCTGATGTTCCATTACGGCGCACCCGTGATTATTCTGAACCTGGTTAAAACGAGAGAAAAGCGTCGCCACGAAAGCCTGCTCAGTGAGGAAATGTATTCAACGGTCAGCTATCTGAACCAGTTTCTTCCACCGCACCTTCGCATACGCTACATAGACTTCGACATGGCACGCAAAAGCCGCGGCACGGGTAACGTGATGGAAAAGTTGGCAAAGATCGCGGAAACAGTGATCCAGCAGACGGGCATGTTTTACTCGGACGACGAACGCAACCAAAGGCAGACCGGCATTGTGCGCGTAAACTGTGTCGATTGTCTGGATCGTACCAACACGGCACAGTTTGCGATCGGGAAGTGCGTTCTCGCGCATCAGCTGTACGATCTGGGGTTCCTGAAGGAACGCAAACTGGAGTTCGAGTCGGATTGTATAACGATGCTTGAGAACCTGTACGAAGATCACGGTGATACGTTGGCGCTTCAGTACGGTGGGTCGCAGCTGGTGCATCGGATAAAAACTTACCGCAAGACGGCGGTATGGGCGTCGCAGGGCAACGATATCATGCAAACGCTCAGCCGATACTACAGCAACACGTTCAGCGATACGGAAAAACAGCACAGCATCAATTTGTTCCTCGGCTACTACATTCCATCGAAGGCGGAAGTGAACA AACCGCTCCACATCTGGGATCTGGAGACGGATTTCTACATACACAACTCCCGGTTCGATGAAATCAGACAGATCTCCTCCACCCCGCTAACGCAGTGGGTTAGCCCGTTCGTGATGAACTGGCTGCCGGCCGCAGTGAGCGACGAAAATCGGGTCGTGAAAGAGCTGATCAAAATCCACTCGAACGATGCGGAAATAATCGACTACTATTCCAACTTCCACTACGACTACAAGCTAACCTCGTTCGAGGAACACATCGACTATCAGCTGAGCCATCTGTCACGCAATCTGGCGCCCGCATTCCGATCCAACTTCAGCCCGTTCGAACCGATCCGTCGACAGCAAAGTACGGCACTGAAAAATCCTTCCCTGACGGGGCAATCGTCTACGAGTTCGGCGAACAGCTCTTCGTCGGATCGGTCGGACgaggaatcggaatcggacgAGGAGGATAAAAGCAACCGTAATGCTGCGGCaccgacgagcagcagcaacaatagCAGCCGGGCAGAGGATCCCGTCACGCTCAGTTCCATGTTTCCGATGACGAACGACATATACGGGTTCGAGATACGGTTGCCGAAAAAGGCGGACATGCTAAA GTACGAAAAGTATGCTGAAATCAATCGCATCTCCAGCTCATCCGGCGGACCGATCAGACCGTCCTCTCCCCACCAACACAACCGTCACGCGCAGATGAACGAGAGTGGAGGCCTCTCGATACACAACAACGAAATTATCGTCGGGAACGGTGCGACCGAGAAGGACATCCAGAACGATATGCCGATACCGACGGTCAGCGAGGAAAGTGTAGCGATCTACGAACGGTACTGTGCGCTGAAGCACACCATCATGCACGACTTTCACTGCGATCCAAAGATACTCGAGTACGTCAGTATGTTCGCGTAA
- the LOC118503268 gene encoding KAT8 regulatory NSL complex subunit 3 — protein MEHSYTRDFRLLESSQTAMTRTLMIHRPPQCPSCHTHSHDERIDLEESHNPPIPSYNEESARRAMQESENIVVTARNSVSDEDDWEERVNTFGWTVQQFKLFDRVARLLDMDRLARLTNTEKQHEPVHRRTVIDKSVSRLRQALASVSWETRLTQWLHVLLMENLPPSYLAIYIDILQTLHAKLPLLANKMIFGSTLNVGQELLRPVLKKPWEPIVSHKNRKLPGQPYIVIAPSVPNFSQPTARQQKWFSLFATMSSVIPIQGTQGKTNIDKQSLQLLAENMVATTRAKIQQVRSTTPNRSIILVGFDAGSAIAIQVGLVESVSCVICLGFSYNTYNGVRGTPDDHIVDIGCPVLFVIGQNSARASHEEIEMLRDRMSTQTSLVVVGAADECLRVSKTKRKIEGVTQSMVDNMVADEIAEFATNCLVSPPRTKQSAMGGQFTNGTGLSETIPQSQRPESDLTAQRKRKHTPDSKTDFKLQKKSQNRRSTKTNQPPDGALATSQTSQDALDVAIQSILPTTPDKQIKSEKIILPLAKNDEVLKFESGSTQIISARASTPIVLPALKRDSAHSSLSSGVLQPQQQHQGNVNVKLIESNQLIHLKPATGTTQKFYSIKSSSKPVVSVLPNASPGVSDGAISSTEISSPPKFTIVRSVGSTPAVFSSTADASATSKVAKDLSETNIFDLPIVFADSDGVIQEGSPEKPKQDIRPASGGATATVTSTVTGLGGSPTSGNAEGSATPAQPTGNRFITLQQPSAGGLPQISIGKNSKQLVVINKGTLKPVDPSIVLPVGTKINLPLSVASSAANTTAGGTVVTTGVGARPKFTKLLLTKPLTTTGTGSGGVVKNLGELLSGSKIGFVNCATGVKQTSVTGTGTPVTVQQNKIQSIVINPYNANKLQQTVAGNKDAAGSSIPIVGSNKILIKTTTSALSAASAAPSLVGRNLKFNIVSTSTGTKQSTATRNVDGSKMLTLRPAVLGILSQTKPMVLQTKPLSRPFWGWVNMMFNRVDRARLKKVGPDRLCAEWLLKNGAKAKFVKDSRIHVHFNALPDEKLPVLMEELDGTDSGIMHIGFDHLDGLSRLRKVVLHNCVYIDDQALYKLRYVASTLEELQISKCGNVTDHGLLHLKQLTNLQQVKTFDLPDVKNMQDVEKTLKQTLPNCKFDMHP, from the exons ATGGAACACAGTTATACGCGCGATTTTCGTCTATTGGAAAGTAGTCAAACTGCAATGACCCGCACGTTGATGATACATCGGCCGCCCCAGTGCCCTTCGTGCCACACGCACTCGCACGATGAGCGAATCGATCTGGAGGAATCGCACAATCCACCCATACCGTCGTACAATGAGGAAAGTGCGCGCCGTGCTATGCAGGAAAGTGAAAACATAGTGGTTACCGCCAGAAACTCTGTGTCGGATGAGGACGATTGGGAGGAACGAGTCAACAC CTTTGGATGGACGGTACAGCAGTTCAAGTTGTTCGACCGTGTAGCACGGCTGCTGGATATGGACCGGCTGGCAAGGTTGACAAACACGGAAAAGCAGCACGAGCCCGTGCATCGTCGTACAGTCATTGACAAGTCGGTTAGCCGGCTCCGACAGGCACTGGCAAGCGTTTCGTGGGAAACGAGACTAACCCAGTGGCTTCATGTGCTGCTGATGGAGAATCTCCCACCTTCGTATTTGGCGATTTACATCGATATACTACAAACACTTCACGCTAAACTGCCGCTGTTGGCGAACAAAATGATCTTCGGAAGTACGCTCAACGTGGGCCAGGAACTGCTTCGCCCGGTGCTGAAGAAACCGTGGGAACCGATAGTGTCGCACAAAAATCGGAAGCTCCCGGGTCAGCCGTACATTGTGATCGCGCCGTCGGTGCCAAATTTCTCCCAACCGACCGCACGCCAACAGAAATGGTTTAGCCTGTTTGCGACCATGTCCTCGGTAATACCGATCCAAGGCACGCAAGGCAAAACCAATATCGACAAAcagtcgctgcagctgctggcaGAGAACATGGTGGCCACCACGCGAGCTAAAATACAACAGGTGCGCAGTACAACaccgaatcgatcgatcattTTGGTGGGTTTTGATGCGGGTTCCGCCATTGCCATCCAGGTCGGCTTGGTAGAGTCCGTTAGCTGTGTCATTTGCTTGGGATTCTCGTACAACACGTACAACGGTGTACGTGGCACACCGGATGATCACATTGTGGACATCGGTTGTCCCGTGCTGTTCGTCATTGGTCAGAACTCTGCTCGCGCCAG CCACGAAGAAATAGAAATGCTGCGAGATCGCATGTCCACCCAAACATCGCTCGTTGTGGTAGGAGCGGCAGACGAGTGTCTCCGCGTGTCGAAAACGAAGCGCAAAATCGAAGGAGTAACGCAATCGATGGTGGACAACATGGTTGCCGACGAGATAGCGGAATTTGCCACGAACTGCTTAGTTAGCCCCCCGCGAACGAAGCAATCCGCCATGGGTGGACAGTTCACGAATGGCACAGGCCTATCGGAAACCATACCTCAATCCCAACGCCCCGAAAGCGACCTAACGGCACAGCGCAAGCGAAAACATACGCCAGATTCTAAAACTGATTTTAAGCTGCAGAAAAAATCACAGAACCGCCGTTCCACTAAAACGAACCAACCACCCGATGGCGCTCTCGCTACGTCTCAGACTTCGCAGGATGCATTGGATGTAGCCATCCAGAGCATCCTACCAACGACACCGGATAAACAAATAAAGAGCGAGAAGATCATTCTACCGCTCGCGAAGAACGATGAGGTGCTGAAATTTGAATCCGGCAGTACGCAGATTATTTCTGCCAGGGCTAGCACACCGATAGTGCTTCCGGCACTGAAGCGAGACTCCGCGCATAGTTCCCTGTCGAGCGGGGTAttgcagccgcagcagcagcaccagggcAATGTGAATGTGAAACTGATTGAATCGAACCAACTGATCCATCTGAAACCAGCCACAGGCACGACGCAGAAGTTTTACTCCATCAAATCCTCGTCCAAACCGGTCGTGTCCGTGCTACCGAATGCAAGTCCGGGTGTAAGTGATGGTGCCATATCGTCGACCGAAATAAGCAGCCCGCCTAAGTTTACGATCGTGCGCAGTGTGGGCTCCACGCCGGCCGTTTTCAGTTCGACAGCAGATGCAAGCGCTACGAGCAAGGTGGCCAAGGACCTTTCGGAGACAAACATTTTCGATCTTCCGATCGTGTTTGCCGACAGTGATGGTGTCATTCAAGAGGGCTCGCCCGAAAAGCCAAAGCAAGATATTCGGCCCGCAAGTGGTGGCGCGACAGCAACAGTTACATCAACCGTAACGGGGCTGGGTGGTTCGCCAACGTCAGGAAATGCGGAGGGTAGCGCTACGCCTGCCCAGCCAACCGGTAATCGATTTATCACGCTGCAACAACCTTCCGCCGGAGGTTTGCCACAGATATCGATAGGAAAGAATTCGAAGCAGCTGGTGGTCATTAACAAGGGAACGCTTAAACCAGTCGATCCCAGCATCGTATTGCCGGTGGGGACCAAAATTAACTTACCCTTGTCCGTCGCATCGAGTGCTGCAAATACGACAGCCGGCGGCACGGTGGTAACGACTGGAGTGGGAGCAAGGCCCAAATTTACAAAACTACTCCTGACCAAACCActtaccaccaccggcaccggcagtggtggtgtggtgaagAATTTGGGTGAACTGTTGTCGGGCAGCAAGATTGGATTTGTTAACTGTGCGACTGGTGTGAAACAGACCTCCGTGACGGGCACGGGCACCCCAGTGACCGTGCAGCAGAACAAAATTCAATCCATCGTCATCAACCCGTACAATGCGAACAAGCTTCAGCAAACCGTGGCCGGTAATAAGGacgctgctggcagcagtatCCCGATCGTCGGAAGCAATAAGATTTTGATTAAAACGACCACCTCGGCACTATCTGCTGCGAGCGCGGCACCTTCACTGGTGGGCCGGAATCTGAAGTTCAACATCGTGTCCACATCGACGGGCACTAAGCAGAGTACTGCCACGCGCAATGTGGATGGTTC AAAAATGCTTACCCTTAGACCCGCCGTGCTGGGAATCCTGTCCCAAACGAAGCCGATGGTTCTGCAAACCAAACCACTCAGCAGACCATTCTGGGGCTGGGTTAACATGATGTTTAACCGTGTGGATCGTGCCCGGCTGAAAAAGGTCGGCCCCGATCGTTTGTGCGCCGAATGGTTACTGAAGAATGGAGCGAAGGCAAAATTTGTCAAGGACAGCCGTATACACGTACACTTCAATGCCCTTCCGGATGAAAAGCTGCCGGTACTGATGGAGGAACTCGATGGCACCGATTCGGGCATTATGCACATTGGTTTCGACCATCTGGACGGATTGAGCCGGCTCAGGAAGGTGGTACTACACAACTGTGTCTACATTGACGACCAGGCTCTGTACAAGCTGCGGTACGTGGCCAGTACGCTGGAAGAGCTACAAATTTCGAAATGCGGCAACGTTACCGACCACGGGCTACTGCATCTGAAGCAGCTGACCAACTTGCAGCAGGTGAAAACGTTTGATTTGCCGGATGTGAAAAATATGCAGGATGTGGAAAAAACGCTAAAGCAAACACTTCCCAACTGTAAATTTGATATGCATCCTTAA
- the LOC118503266 gene encoding DNA-directed RNA polymerase III subunit RPC4: MDPAARIKQEPSLESAFIEKGNNLIGTVPMEAAVKTERLQTFRGPRDLTLSNGRTTKPPANKKVYTPNLNAVRNKNTDVKTASTGPKSRVKTDRNRNDKDMRNKKAAMIQTSGIFSDGLAQRVLTRASKSDRSSSSKEPGDSIRKPMFSKTDTKINLEVEHKMIQHLYNDNDADMADLEQKLENGLKLPIKLENSDYKIKPPEVKTENLAEPKLDPVNSVQSVLSGEQTNKMFLLQLPDALPGKCDAVDKGASAPNGSGSDCKSEATANGEDVPQYCTVRDLAEGYIGKLIRYRSGKVKLMLGDIMFDINLGMDTGFLQELVSINTNQTERNGNIINIGTINAKLNASPDWEYLFKNST, translated from the exons ATGGATCCTGCCGCTCGGATTAAGCAAGAACCAAGCCTTGAATCGGCATTCATCGAGAAAGGTAACAATCTGATTGGCACTGTACCGATGGAAGCTGCGGTGAAAACGGAGCGCCTACAGACATTCCGCGGACCGCGGGATCTCACGCTGTCCAATGGGCGCACAACAAAGCCTCCGGCCAACAAGAAAGTCTACACCCCCAATCTGAACGCAgtgagaaacaaaaatac CGACGTGAAAACGGCATCCACTGGTCCAAAGAGCAGAGTAAAGACTGATCGTAACAGAAATGATAAAGATATGAGAAACAAAAAGGCAGCGATGATACAGACATCCGGTATCTTTTCGGACGGCTTAGCTCAACGCGTTCTTACACGTGCATCCAAGTCTG ACAGATCGAGTTCTTCGAAAGAGCCAGGAGATTCCATTCGAAAACCCATGTTCTCTAAAACGGATACCAAGATAAATCTGGAAGTCGAGCACAAGATGATACAACATTTGTACAACGACAATGATGCAGATATGGCAGACCTGGAGCAAAAGCTGGAGAACGGATTAAAGCTACCGATCAAGCTAGAAAACT ctgACTACAAAATCAAACCTCCAGAAGTTAAGACCGAAAACCTGGCCGAACCAAAGCTAGATCCAGTGAACTCGGTCCAAAGCGTGTTATCCGGAGAACAGACAAACAAGATGTTCCTTTTACAGCTGCCCGATGCTTTGCCTGGGAAGTGCGATGCCGTTGACAAAGGTGCCAGCGCACCGAATGGCAGCGGCAGTGATTGTAAGTCGGAAGCAACTGCCAACGGCGAAGATGTGCCACAGTATTGTACAGTTCGGGATTTGGCGGAAGGTTACATTGGAAAACTGATCCGGTACCGTTCCGGGAAGGTAAAACTAATGTTGGGCGACATAATGTTCGACATCAACCTCGGTATGGATACAGGATTTTTGCAGGAACTGGTTTCTATCAATACTAATCAAACGGAACGCAACGGTAACATCATTAACATCGGCACTATCAACGCTAAGCTGAACGCGTCCCCGGATTGGGAATATTTATTCAAGAATTCTACATGA